The genomic window GCCGGCCGCGGCACGGGCTGGATTACCGCCGAATACTCCCTGCTCCCGCAGAGCACGGGCAAGCGCGTGGAACGCGAACGCAAGGGAGCCAGTGGCCGCACGCAAGAAATCCAGCGCTTGGTGGGCCGTTCCCTCCGCGGTGCCGCCGATCTCGCCGCCCTCGGCGAGAACGCAATCGTCGTCGATTGCGACGTCATCGAAGCTGACGGCGGCACCCGCACCGCAAGCATCATCGGCGGTTTTGTCGCCCTCGCCATCGCGCTCAAGAAAATCAAGGAACGCCTCGGCATCACGCAACAAATCCTCAAGCACGGCATCACCGCAATCTCCGTGGGAGTCGTCGATGGCAAGCCGCTCTGCGACTTGTGCTATGTAGAAGACTCCGCCGCCGATGTCGACATGAACGTCGTGATGCAAGACGCGAAGAACTTCATCGAAGTGCAAGGCACGGGCGAACACGCCAGTTTCGACCGCAACATGCTCAACACGCTCCTCGACCTGGGCGAGAACGCATGTAAGGACATCTTCAAAAAGCAGATGGAATTGATTGGCGGTGAACTGCCCTAATCGCAGTTCAACAAAACAGCCTTATTTATCATTGCACACCCCTTCAGGGGCGTACGTGCTGACTGCCGCAATCGAGAAATCCACGCTCTCAGACGAAGAATCACTTTCAAAAAGGAATCTTACTACAGAGATTTCCTTCGCGAGTTCATCATTCGAAGTACTTGCGTTCATGGATATATTCTCGAATTCATTCCACGCAATACACTTCCCAACAAGACTTTGACTCGGTTCAAGTTGCGCACGAAGAACATCATCATCTTCCTTGCCCAACAATAATCCCATTTTTCCGCTGGATGAATAGGTAACACATAAGCCTCCCCAATCACGGATATCAACGGCCCTAGGAAGTAGCCTGCCTTCTACCGTATCTTCAGCCATGATGAAACCTATACCTGCATAAGCCTTTTCGGAAGATCCTTTTTCCAGTTCAGCCGTACCTGTAATGGAGCCATAAGCATCAGAAAGAACCTTTGCAAAACCGGCATCATTAGGACTCTCGATGGATTTGGGCCAATGTATAACAGACATGCCTCTAGCCTCACCATCATCATAGCTATACCAGAGTCCGGCATTGTCACCGGTGAAACCCGTATTTACAAATTCCATGCCCTTGGTTCCATTCCACAGACATGTTTTCTTATTGCTCGACGAAGACGATTCCACAGACGAAGAAGACCGAGGCGGTTCGCTCTGTTGACGAACGATATCCTTGTATGAGCCTATACCCTTGATATTGAACGACCCTGCCTTTTTCGAACCACCCATAAATTCAAAGAGAACAGCCCTGAGTTTTTTCGCAGCACCCTTACTAAATTCATCCCATTTTGCACAATGCGTGCTGAACCGTGCAACCTTCGGGAATTCAACAAACCGATCGTCATTCGCAGTTTCGTCTCCGTTCAGTCCCTGTTTTAGCTTCATCTTCATGGCTAGTTCAGATTCATACGTCACGCAAAGACCATTCCACGCCGACACATCCAATGTGGAATTTTCTTTGCCAAGCGTAAAGCCGATGCCGGCGCTTGCAGAATCCGATGAATCATCAAATTCAACCGTTCCACACAATCCTCCGCAAGAATCAATGACCGCCGCCATATCCTCATCGGTCAGCACGGAATCCGTCTTTGCAGGCAGCACCACGCGCGCCCTCTGCCCCTTTTCTGTATTGTCGTAACTAAACCAGTTTCCAGCATCGTCGGTTCCTGTATTTATACGATAAGCTTCAAAAGACCACAAATCGTAGCTATTCGGAGTATCTACTTCAAACGCAATTGCATTTTCCTGCTCCGTAACGCCAGCGACATCCTCATCGGAACATGCAAAGAAAACATACAAGCAAGCACTCATCAAAAGCCCGAAAGACTTTTTCAACATCTTATTTGTCCTCCTCCCACGTCAGCGGGAACAACTGTAAATTCAGTCTATAAACACGTTCCGTGCCCCGACTATTCAAAGCTATACGTGCAATCTTTTTCCTGCAAGCATCCAGTTCCTGCAAAATTTGTTTATAATCTTCGGCAGAAAGGCCCATGATAAGGCCCGTAAAATTTCTTTCGGAGGGAGGAAACTTGTCTATAGCATCCTTGGCAAATTCCGCCATTTCTCGGTGCATGGTTCGCAAAGCAACCGGCATTACTGCCGATGTTCCCTTCAAGTGCCGGTCTACTTGCACATAGGCTTCGCCTTCCTTTTTGAGGAGACCGTTTTTCACCATAAAGTCAAGCGATTCGCGAACCTCGCCTGCCGTCACTTCGTGGCAGCATCGCCTTGCGATATCAAGAGGTTTTGCACCGGGCATGACCGGAGCCAATTCTCTCACGACAGAATGAACCCACGATTCAAAATACTTGAAGGCTTCGCCATCGACAATTTTTACCTTGTTGTTCCTTGCCAGTTCCAGCATGGTCTCGAAGGCTTTCTTTTTTTCCAGATCCGTTTCTGCATGGCAATAAGCAACCATGGACTTGAAATAGTCCAACTCAAAGCCAGCCAAATGCAAAGCGGCCCCTACATTCTCGGCCCCAGCCAAAGAAAGGCGGGTCTTACCTTCACAAACCAATTTCAAATACGTCGGCGACGAAAAGCCTGCTGAACGAGCGAATTCACGCCACGAAAACGACGAAACGCGCTTACGCTCGTCGTAATAGTCTTGCATATACCGCCGATAGTCTTGGTACTCTGTAATTGGTTTCACAACCATAAATATACTTTATTCAACAAGAATAGCAAACATTCCGTGATACAATTTACACCATATCACGGAAATTTTTAATCAAAAAAGGACCATTTAAAATTTTCACACTTTCATGATACAATCACGAAATGAAAAAACTAGTACTTGCCCAATCCCACAATGTTAAAATCACTCCGTTCTGTCGATCCTATAGAAACAAACAGCAGCGAAGACACCTGGGAAGGATCTCCCGAACCTGTACCGAACGCAAAATCACTCCATTTTGCACATTTCGTTGTCACGTCGCGAGTCAAAGGAAGCACCACCATCGGCATACTCATAAGCGAATCTGGATTGTCATATTCCGCACTATTCATCACGACATATATTTCCATGTCCGAAGAATAAGTCACGCAGAGCCCATCCCAATCCCTAATGTCGCCCTTCTTCATCAAGCCATCGTCTTGCCTGCTGACAATACTGAAGCCGACTCCGGCAAATCCTTTGTCTACAAATTTCAGGGTACCGCAAATTCCACCGCAATAATCTACAATCGGAGCAAGAGATTCGCTGTCATAGGCATCCCCCTTCGGCACAGGCCAGATAATTCTTGATGCCTGATCAGGATGGGTATCTTCAATGGGGAACCAGTATCCGCCCGTTTCCGTTTCATCAAAAAGTTCAGTATTGACCCGATAAGCACCATCCGGCCCATACCAAAGATCATACACCCCTCTGAAGGAGGGTTTAGCCATTTCTTCGCTGCTGCTCGAAGTGACGAGTCCACTGGATTCGGAAGAACTTGACAAATTGATGGAGGAATTCACAATGCACGCACCTGCAGAATACTTACCGACAGCTGCTATCATGAAATTAACACTTATGACGGAATCACTTTCCAGCAAGAATCTCACGAAGCTGATTTCTTTAGCAAGTTCGTCGTTAGATGTGCTTATATTTGAGGATACATTCTCAAATTCACTCCACGCAATGCACTTTTCAACAAGACCTTGGCTTGGTTCAAGCTGCGCACGAAGAATGTCATCATTTCCTTTGCCCAGGAGCAAGCCCATGTTCCTCTCGGCAGAATAAGTAACACAG from uncultured Fibrobacter sp. includes these protein-coding regions:
- a CDS encoding TIGR02147 family protein; its protein translation is MKPITEYQDYRRYMQDYYDERKRVSSFSWREFARSAGFSSPTYLKLVCEGKTRLSLAGAENVGAALHLAGFELDYFKSMVAYCHAETDLEKKKAFETMLELARNNKVKIVDGEAFKYFESWVHSVVRELAPVMPGAKPLDIARRCCHEVTAGEVRESLDFMVKNGLLKKEGEAYVQVDRHLKGTSAVMPVALRTMHREMAEFAKDAIDKFPPSERNFTGLIMGLSAEDYKQILQELDACRKKIARIALNSRGTERVYRLNLQLFPLTWEEDK
- the rph gene encoding ribonuclease PH is translated as MAYERTDRKFDEYRNLKMTTGFISSADGSVLIEMGRTRVICNATLLPKVPDWLAGRGTGWITAEYSLLPQSTGKRVERERKGASGRTQEIQRLVGRSLRGAADLAALGENAIVVDCDVIEADGGTRTASIIGGFVALAIALKKIKERLGITQQILKHGITAISVGVVDGKPLCDLCYVEDSAADVDMNVVMQDAKNFIEVQGTGEHASFDRNMLNTLLDLGENACKDIFKKQMELIGGELP